GAAATGTTTCGCTAGGGATTGTATACACCGCCATGTAAATTTGATACATTATGGAACTAAGAAATACTGAGAATATTGTGCCAATAATTTGCGCAATAAATTGAGCTTTTGGGGAAGCACCAATTAAGTGTCCTGTTTTAAGATCTTGCATAAGATCTCCGGCTTGTTGCGCTCCTGCTTCTGCAACACCGcctgaaatcaaattgattaatatTTTCGCAGGATGATTAGATGGAATAATGAATGCGAATATAAGTTGTGATAATTTGCCAATTCCACTCACAGGGTTGATATCGGATACACCTAGTGTTCTGGTAGCAAGAACACTGAATAACATGGCAAGTATAATAGCTGTAAGCGAGGCGTAGATTGGAATGAGTTTCCCAAAGATGATCCGTATAGTAACCACACACAAGATTGTCGACCCTAGCGTGCCGATCAAGGCAACCTTGTTTGAAATAAGAAACTGTTTTGGAATTTCAAGAGATCCCCCGTTGAGAATAGGTTTATTATTGTCGCCATCACCACTTCCTCTATTCTCTGCCTCATTTATGAGTGATTGCTGTAACTCCAATGCTTGTGTGTAAGATTCTTGTCGGCTCCTGTAATCTACTATAAAGTCTTGCACAGACTTCACGCTCAATACTATGAAGGATACCAACGAGTCGGCCACCATAATACTCAAACTAACCCAGAGTATCCAACCCTGTCCACCTGATACCCAATCGTCGATGGGACCAGGGGCCCATTTCATATATTTTGACAATGGCGCCAAAATACCCCACCCGAATATAGCACCAAACAACATGTAGGAAACAGTAGGTAAACCCATGATGATTCCTTGACCAATGTATGCTGGTGATGGTTGAAAGTCCCACATATAATCTTTCGATGCCGATGTGCCAAAAATGGGaacctttttcaaaattgggaaaaagaaagatatTAATGTGTACGCAGATGAGACTAGAAAGGTGTATGTCAAGGACCTCATGTTGGAGCTGTAATCAGTAGATTCAATAAGCtgagttgttgatgtttgcTGTTGCAAAGGTGACCCATTTGTATTCTTGGTGAtatcctcttcctcttcttccatATCGCTTTCATAAATCTCAGTTCCATGTAACACCGAGATAAGTGTTGCCGTAGCACTCCCAGAAGGAAACGGTAATTTTTCCTTAACAATGACTTGTTTACGCAAaggaattgcaaaaaatacCCCAAAAAGTCCCAAACCCATCGACCATACGATAAGCTCTTTAGTTGAGAAAATGATACGCCTTCCTAACCCTGACTCATCACTGGTCataaacttttcaatcGCGGGTATTATTCCGACAAACCCATAGCATAAAGGTCCAGTACCTACTGCCACTGCAATACTCTGTATATATACATTCTCCACATCGGTAAAACTTTGTGATAGGGGAGTTAGTTTGAACACGGCAAATCCAAGTAGAGCTGCTGGTAATGACATCATTGACACCCAACCAGTTTGCAAACCGAATTGAAAGTTCGATATAAGAATCACCGACCCTATTAGTAATCCAACTATGGTTGCCCTAAGGGTGACTTGAGGTAGTCCTAGTTTGGCCAAATATCCTACCCGTGAAGGAGGCTCATGGATGGTCGTCTCTGTGGACATGGTATTATGGAGTGATAAGATAGGAATGGACGCAGTAGAAGCAGTGGTTGAAAAGGTATCagataaagttgataaGAATTTGCAAGCAGTATTTTTCGCGGAGAATcgaattttttttttttttttttttgggtTCCAGAAAAGTTTCGTTGTGGTTGATAGAGTTGCTAATGGGACTAATATCAAGAGAAGGGTAATATTGAAAGCCTCATCTATGAACACTGTTCATGACTTTTTAGGGAACTAATGTTTTTACTGCGGAGCTATTTGTGTTTTTGGGTAAAGGCTGGTCCATCCCTTATCTTTGATTTAACGGAAATGCCGTTTCCCCTTTAGGAAATATTTTGCGAAACAACGTTTGATAGCCCGTGTAGctgattttatcaaaaaaggGTGCAAACTTTATCATATTCTCACTGAAGTAATGTACATTGACACTTACTCTTTGTTAAgtgaaaatcaattcaattcgTTTTTTT
The sequence above is a segment of the Candida orthopsilosis Co 90-125, chromosome 8 draft sequence genome. Coding sequences within it:
- a CDS encoding Opt8 oligopeptide transporter, with protein sequence MSTETTIHEPPSRVGYLAKLGLPQVTLRATIVGLLIGSVILISNFQFGLQTGWVSMMSLPAALLGFAVFKLTPLSQSFTDVENVYIQSIAVAVGTGPLCYGFVGIIPAIEKFMTSDESGLGRRIIFSTKELIVWSMGLGLFGVFFAIPLRKQVIVKEKLPFPSGSATATLISVLHGTEIYESDMEEEEEDITKNTNGSPLQQQTSTTQLIESTDYSSNMRSLTYTFLVSSAYTLISFFFPILKKVPIFGTSASKDYMWDFQPSPAYIGQGIIMGLPTVSYMLFGAIFGWGILAPLSKYMKWAPGPIDDWVSGGQGWILWVSLSIMVADSLVSFIVLSVKSVQDFIVDYRSRQESYTQALELQQSLINEAENRGSGDGDNNKPILNGGSLEIPKQFLISNKVALIGTLGSTILCVVTIRIIFGKLIPIYASLTAIILAMLFSVLATRTLGVSDINPVSGIGKLSQLIFAFIIPSNHPAKILINLISGGVAEAGAQQAGDLMQDLKTGHLIGASPKAQFIAQIIGTIFSVFLSSIMYQIYMAVYTIPSETFRIPTAVIWIDCSRLVTGEGLPPKAMEFAIVFGVIFAIISLLKNTMPPTSKYYPYLVYLPNGVAVGVGIYNTPNFTLARFIGGLIAYNWHNISNRGKTSMIIFSSGLVLGEGLFSGFTMLLTSLGVKHF